One part of the Streptomyces sp. AM 2-1-1 genome encodes these proteins:
- a CDS encoding phosphoribosyltransferase: protein MAAQERENLTYEGFGLAVRELAQAVADDGFEPDVVLSIARGGVFVAGGLAYALDCKNIHLVNVEFYTGVGTTLEMPVMLAPVPNVVDFTRKRVLIADDVADTGKTLKLVRDFCLDHVAEVRSAVIYEKPQSLVECEYVWKKTDRWINFPWSVEKPVVRRTGQVFDS from the coding sequence ATGGCTGCTCAGGAGCGGGAGAACCTGACCTACGAGGGTTTCGGGCTCGCGGTGCGTGAGCTCGCCCAGGCGGTCGCCGACGACGGGTTCGAGCCCGACGTGGTGCTGAGCATCGCGCGGGGCGGGGTGTTCGTGGCCGGCGGGCTGGCGTACGCGCTGGACTGCAAGAACATCCACCTGGTCAACGTGGAGTTCTACACCGGGGTGGGCACCACCCTGGAGATGCCGGTCATGCTGGCACCCGTGCCGAACGTCGTGGACTTCACGCGCAAGAGGGTCCTGATCGCCGACGACGTCGCCGACACCGGCAAGACGCTGAAGCTGGTCCGCGACTTCTGCCTGGACCACGTCGCCGAGGTGCGCAGCGCGGTGATCTACGAGAAGCCGCAGTCGCTCGTGGAGTGCGAGTACGTGTGGAAGAAGACCGATCGGTGGATCAACTTCCCGTGGAGCGTCGAGAAGCCCGTCGTGCGCCGTACGGGACAGGTTTTCGATTCCTGA
- a CDS encoding Yip1 family protein, protein MAGFRIGRGRDNRTPQQPQRTGQPQQRQPYGGQAPQPPYGAQQWPQGGGDPAPPQYGAPRATPYGGGPGNGGVPGNGYGNAPRGYEGRGQQQPGGHGEPEYFGDPYQEASRQDPYANNPGHTQAFSVGEEPYTDGSTYQGGHAPAHPSGPRLGWKDLLSGIVLRPGATFWQMRDYPVWGPALIVTFVYGLLALFGFDQAREEAINATISTAVPYVLFTGVGFVVGGLVLGAVTHTVARQLGGDGAWQPTVGLSMLIMSITDAPRLLFALFLGGENSLVQIVGWITLLAAGALFTSMVSKSHDLPWPKALGASAIQLIGLLSILKLGTI, encoded by the coding sequence GTGGCTGGATTCAGGATCGGACGCGGCCGGGACAACCGCACCCCGCAACAACCGCAGCGAACGGGGCAACCGCAGCAGCGGCAGCCGTACGGAGGGCAGGCACCACAGCCGCCGTACGGCGCTCAGCAGTGGCCGCAGGGAGGTGGCGACCCCGCCCCACCGCAGTACGGAGCGCCCCGCGCAACCCCGTACGGCGGCGGCCCGGGCAACGGCGGCGTCCCCGGCAACGGTTACGGCAACGCGCCCCGCGGCTACGAGGGACGCGGGCAGCAGCAGCCCGGCGGTCACGGGGAGCCGGAGTACTTCGGCGACCCGTACCAGGAGGCCTCGCGCCAGGACCCGTACGCGAACAACCCTGGCCACACCCAGGCATTCAGCGTCGGCGAGGAGCCGTACACCGACGGCAGCACCTACCAGGGCGGCCACGCGCCGGCCCACCCGTCCGGCCCGCGCCTGGGCTGGAAGGACCTGCTGTCGGGGATCGTGCTGCGGCCGGGCGCGACGTTCTGGCAGATGCGGGACTACCCCGTCTGGGGCCCCGCCCTGATCGTCACCTTCGTCTACGGGCTGCTGGCGCTGTTCGGCTTCGACCAGGCCCGCGAAGAGGCCATCAACGCCACCATCTCCACGGCCGTCCCGTACGTCCTCTTCACCGGCGTCGGCTTCGTCGTCGGCGGCCTGGTCCTCGGCGCGGTCACCCACACCGTGGCCCGCCAGCTCGGCGGCGACGGCGCCTGGCAGCCCACCGTGGGCCTCTCCATGCTGATCATGTCGATCACGGACGCCCCCCGACTGCTCTTCGCCCTCTTCCTGGGCGGCGAGAACTCGCTGGTCCAGATCGTCGGCTGGATCACCCTGCTGGCCGCCGGAGCACTCTTCACCTCCATGGTGAGCAAGTCGCACGACCTGCCCTGGCCCAAGGCCCTGGGTGCCTCCGCGATCCAGCTGATCGGCCTGCTCTCCATCCTCAAGCTCGGCACGATCTGA
- the dcd gene encoding dCTP deaminase has translation MLLSDKDLRNEIDSGRVRIDPFDPSMVQPSSIDVRLDRYFRVFENHRYPHIDPAVEQPDLTRTVEPEGDEPFILHPGEFVLASTYETITLPDDLASRLEGKSSLGRLGLVTHSTAGFIDPGFSGHVTLELSNLATLPIKLWPGMKIGQLCMFRLTSPAEFPYGSERYGSRYQGQRGPTASRSYLNFHRTQV, from the coding sequence GTGCTTCTCTCTGACAAAGACCTCCGGAACGAGATCGACAGCGGTCGGGTCCGTATCGACCCGTTCGACCCGTCGATGGTTCAGCCTTCGAGCATCGATGTGCGGCTCGACCGCTACTTCCGGGTGTTCGAGAACCACCGCTACCCCCACATCGACCCGGCCGTCGAGCAGCCGGACCTGACCCGGACGGTCGAGCCGGAGGGGGACGAGCCGTTCATCCTGCACCCCGGGGAGTTCGTGCTGGCGTCGACGTACGAGACGATCACGCTGCCGGACGACCTGGCGTCGCGGCTGGAGGGCAAGAGTTCGCTCGGGCGGCTCGGGCTGGTGACGCACTCCACCGCCGGGTTCATCGACCCCGGATTCTCGGGGCACGTCACGCTGGAGCTGTCGAACCTCGCGACGCTGCCGATAAAGCTGTGGCCGGGGATGAAGATCGGCCAGCTGTGCATGTTCCGGCTGACCTCGCCCGCCGAGTTCCCCTACGGTTCGGAGCGGTACGGCTCCCGATACCAGGGGCAGCGCGGCCCGACGGCGTCGCGTTCGTACCTGAACTTCCACCGGACCCAGGTCTGA